One Halostella salina genomic region harbors:
- a CDS encoding multicopper oxidase domain-containing protein — MTDIGAPGDGMSRRAFLAATGATGVGAVAGCTAPASNPQATGTTTAAAAAQDLPTTSPPEVVNVDEQGNQLTLSSTPAVHQAHPGETMGGPVELPQVWAWQADDRDPSVPGPIIRTTEGEDMEVTLDNTDGRRPHTVHFHGVRKTWENDGVATTTGITVPPGEKHTYEIPANVPGTHLYHCHYQTHRHIDMGMYGIFRVDPEGYEPADREYFLTVKDWDSRLNRKFAGEDVQYSPRNRNPDVFTVNGKVAPRTLHPEDGSPLIVSEGDTVRVHIANSGYMSHPIHIHNHRYRRVAKDGGQIPEAAQHQMDVTNIAPAERHTIEFEADADPGIYLLHCHKVSHAMNGDVYPGGMVGGVVYESAMDSDIFADLMEYAGYEG, encoded by the coding sequence ATGACGGACATCGGTGCCCCTGGAGACGGTATGTCACGACGAGCGTTCCTCGCAGCGACGGGCGCGACCGGCGTCGGCGCGGTTGCCGGCTGTACGGCCCCGGCCAGCAACCCACAGGCGACGGGGACGACGACGGCCGCCGCTGCGGCGCAGGATCTGCCGACCACCTCGCCGCCGGAAGTCGTCAACGTCGACGAGCAGGGCAATCAGCTCACCCTTTCGTCGACCCCCGCGGTCCATCAGGCGCACCCCGGCGAGACGATGGGCGGCCCGGTCGAACTGCCGCAGGTGTGGGCCTGGCAGGCCGACGACCGCGACCCCAGCGTTCCCGGGCCGATCATCCGGACGACGGAGGGCGAGGACATGGAGGTGACGCTCGACAACACGGACGGCCGCCGTCCCCACACGGTCCACTTCCACGGCGTGCGCAAGACCTGGGAGAACGACGGCGTCGCGACGACGACCGGTATCACGGTCCCGCCGGGCGAGAAACACACCTACGAGATCCCCGCCAACGTCCCGGGCACGCACCTCTATCACTGCCACTACCAGACCCACCGGCACATCGACATGGGGATGTACGGCATCTTCCGGGTCGACCCCGAAGGGTACGAGCCGGCCGACCGGGAGTACTTCCTGACGGTCAAGGACTGGGACTCCCGGCTCAACCGGAAGTTCGCCGGCGAGGACGTGCAGTACAGCCCCCGGAACCGGAACCCCGACGTGTTCACGGTCAACGGGAAGGTCGCGCCGCGGACGCTCCACCCCGAGGACGGGTCGCCGCTCATCGTCTCGGAGGGCGACACCGTCCGGGTTCACATCGCCAACAGCGGCTACATGTCCCACCCGATCCACATCCACAACCACCGCTACCGGCGCGTGGCGAAGGACGGCGGGCAGATCCCGGAGGCCGCACAGCACCAGATGGACGTCACGAACATCGCGCCCGCGGAGCGACACACCATCGAGTTCGAGGCCGACGCCGACCCCGGGATCTACCTGCTCCACTGTCACAAGGTGAGCCACGCGATGAACGGCGACGTGTACCCCGGCGGGATGGTCGGCGGCGTCGTCTACGAATCCGCGATGGACTCCGACATCTTCGCCGACCTGATGGAGTACGCGGGCTACGAGGGCTGA
- a CDS encoding serine/threonine-protein kinase RIO2 produces MVQNVAAMLPDLEPEDFHLLSGVEQGMRFSEWVRREKLPEFSRLTQEDVDYRLDRCLDRDLIERKTIQYEGYRLKFEGYDALALHTFVERDSISGFGSSLGVGKESDVYEVQSFEPMALKYHREGFTNFREVMKERDYTSDREHVSWLYTARKAAEREYEALEAVYPDVAVPRPVDQNRHAIVMEKIDGVELSRTRLEDEQVVPVLALILDELAEAYEQGRVHADMSEYNVFVNESGITIFDWPQSVPTDHENADEFLERDVENVVGYFRRKYPQLVPDDVDVPGLAAAVATDDRDRRRSLLGL; encoded by the coding sequence ATGGTGCAGAACGTCGCCGCGATGCTCCCCGACCTCGAACCCGAGGATTTCCACCTGCTCTCGGGCGTCGAACAGGGGATGCGGTTCTCGGAGTGGGTACGGCGCGAGAAGTTGCCGGAGTTCTCGCGGTTGACACAGGAGGACGTGGACTACCGGCTCGACCGGTGTCTCGACCGCGACCTGATAGAGCGCAAGACGATCCAGTACGAGGGGTACCGGCTGAAGTTCGAGGGGTACGACGCGCTGGCACTGCATACGTTCGTCGAGCGCGACTCGATCTCGGGGTTCGGTTCCTCGCTCGGCGTCGGGAAGGAAAGCGACGTGTACGAGGTGCAGTCGTTCGAACCGATGGCCCTGAAGTATCACCGCGAGGGGTTTACGAACTTCCGCGAGGTGATGAAAGAGCGGGATTACACGTCGGACCGGGAACACGTCTCTTGGCTGTACACCGCGCGCAAGGCGGCCGAACGCGAGTACGAGGCCCTGGAGGCGGTGTATCCGGACGTAGCCGTCCCCCGGCCCGTCGACCAGAACCGTCACGCCATCGTGATGGAGAAGATAGACGGCGTCGAACTATCCCGGACCCGACTCGAAGACGAGCAGGTCGTCCCGGTGCTCGCGCTGATCCTCGACGAACTGGCCGAGGCGTACGAGCAGGGGCGAGTCCACGCGGACATGAGCGAGTACAACGTCTTCGTCAACGAGTCGGGGATCACGATCTTCGACTGGCCCCAGTCGGTGCCGACCGACCACGAGAACGCCGACGAGTTCCTCGAACGCGACGTCGAGAACGTGGTCGGCTACTTCCGGCGGAAGTACCCCCAGCTCGTCCCCGACGACGTGGACGTTCCGGGGCTTGCGGCCGCCGTCGCCACTGACGACCGGGACCGACGGCGGTCGTTGCTCGGCCTGTAA
- a CDS encoding potassium channel family protein, producing MNGSGSLLGAFAQRSLLRRMLRPVVAFATVVVAGVAGFSTVEGIGVVDALFWLLDPTSIELHFRTHDGPATLVKAYAIVVISGLVVAGLWIGETLLSAAFGGRIQEELRDMQLEGKIEALDDHVVICGYGTFGSTVASRLSESDRDVVVVEQQDEQYRRAIEDGVLAVNGDARREETLVDAGVKRADTVVGAIDDSNANIQISIAASQLAPTVTLVVRAGDQRDEALARRAGADEVVIPEVVSGEQVCSSL from the coding sequence ATGAACGGATCCGGTAGTCTCCTCGGGGCGTTCGCACAGCGGTCGCTGCTCCGGCGGATGCTCCGGCCGGTGGTCGCGTTCGCGACCGTCGTCGTGGCGGGAGTCGCGGGGTTCAGCACCGTCGAGGGCATCGGCGTCGTCGACGCGCTGTTCTGGCTGCTCGACCCGACGAGCATCGAACTTCACTTCCGGACGCACGACGGGCCGGCGACCCTGGTCAAGGCGTACGCGATCGTCGTGATCTCCGGGCTGGTCGTCGCCGGCCTGTGGATCGGCGAGACACTGCTTTCGGCGGCGTTCGGCGGGCGGATACAGGAGGAACTCAGAGACATGCAACTCGAAGGCAAGATCGAGGCGCTCGACGACCACGTGGTGATCTGTGGCTACGGCACGTTCGGGAGCACCGTCGCGTCACGGCTCAGCGAGTCGGACCGCGACGTGGTCGTCGTCGAACAGCAGGACGAACAGTACCGGCGCGCGATCGAGGACGGGGTGCTCGCGGTCAACGGCGACGCGAGGCGCGAGGAGACGCTCGTCGACGCGGGCGTCAAGCGGGCCGACACCGTCGTCGGCGCGATCGACGACTCGAACGCGAACATCCAGATCTCCATCGCGGCGAGCCAGCTCGCCCCGACCGTGACGCTCGTTGTCCGCGCCGGCGACCAGCGCGACGAGGCGCTCGCCCGCCGCGCGGGCGCGGACGAAGTCGTGATTCCCGAAGTCGTCAGCGGCGAGCAGGTCTGTTCGAGCCTGTAA
- a CDS encoding DUF5789 family protein, translating to MGRTVKLNETDALLDEQEFPLSRAAAVEAYDDVTLSLADGEENMGEVLADSNADRFDSPDELESELMSLLPRHAVGEPYQSEGEG from the coding sequence ATGGGACGCACCGTCAAGCTGAACGAGACCGACGCCCTGCTGGACGAACAGGAGTTCCCCCTCTCCCGCGCTGCGGCGGTCGAGGCGTACGACGACGTGACGCTCAGCCTCGCCGACGGCGAGGAGAACATGGGCGAGGTACTCGCCGACTCGAACGCCGACCGGTTCGACAGCCCGGACGAACTGGAGAGCGAACTGATGAGTCTCCTCCCACGGCACGCCGTCGGCGAGCCGTATCAGTCGGAGGGCGAAGGGTAG